The proteins below are encoded in one region of Rhea pennata isolate bPtePen1 chromosome 21, bPtePen1.pri, whole genome shotgun sequence:
- the LOC134149660 gene encoding LOW QUALITY PROTEIN: exosome complex component MTR3-like (The sequence of the model RefSeq protein was modified relative to this genomic sequence to represent the inferred CDS: inserted 5 bases in 3 codons), with protein sequence MPLDHRRLQGLGESQPPEVWAAAAAEEEEEEKEEEGXGGAGPYALRPLFVHMGLLSQAEGSAYVELASGTKVLCAAWGPREAAAVAEPGGAAAMGRLVCEFRRAPFAGRGRQAAAREAAAEHEAMAAALREVLEPAVQLTRYPRARLTISALLLQDGGSALAAAVSAAMLVPANAGVEMYELAVGCGLCRPPGAAAACWLLQPSEAEERXAALLTVALLPSLNQVLGLLGCGXGQPDSWAQALRLGLDGCHRLYPVLRQSLLRAAWCRATPSTA encoded by the exons ATGCCGCTGGATCACCGCCGCCTGCAGGGCCTCGGGGAGTCGCAGCCGCCGGAGGTGTGGGCAGCAGCGGcagccgaggaggaggaggaggaaaaggaggaggaggg aggaggtgCGGGACCGTACGCCTTGCGGCCGCTGTTCGTTCACATGGGGCTGCTGAGCCAAGCCGAGGGCTCGGCCTACGTGGAGCTGGCGAGTGGCACCAAGGTGCTGTGCGCTGCCTGGGGCCCGCGCGAGGCGGCCGCGGTGGCGGAGCCGGGTGGTGCGGCGGCAATGGGGCGGTTGGTGTGTGAGTTCCGTCGCGCGCCCTTCGCCGGGCGTgggcggcaggcagcagcacgCGAGGCAGCGGCAGAGCACGAGGCGATGGCAGCGGCACTGCGTGAGGTGCTGGAGCCAGCGGTGCAGCTGACGCGTTACCCACGCGCACGCCTCACCATCagcgcgctgctgctgcaggacggTGGCTCCGCCCTGGCTGCCGCCGTCAGCGCCGCCATGCTGGTGCCTGCCAATGCCGGCGTGGAGATGTACGAGCTGGCGGTGGGCTGTGGCCTGTGCCGGCCGCCCGGTGCCGCCGCTGCCTGCTGGCTCTTGCAGCCTAGTGAGGCCGAggagcg cgccgccctcctcaCCGTGGCCCTACTGCCCTCCCTCAACCAGGTGTtggggctgctgggctgtg caGGGCAGCCTGACAGCTGGGCCCAGGCCCTGCGCCTTGGCCTCGATGGCTGCCACCGCCTCTACCCCGTGCTGCGGCAGAGCCTCCTACGCGCTGCCTGGTGCCGTGCCACTCCCTCCACTGCCTGA